The following coding sequences are from one Delphinus delphis chromosome 17, mDelDel1.2, whole genome shotgun sequence window:
- the ODF1 gene encoding outer dense fiber protein 1, which translates to MAALSCLLDSVRRDIKKVDRELRQLKCIDELSTRCLCDLYMHPYCCCDLHPYPYCLCYSKRSQSCGLCDFYPCCLCDAKLYCLRPSLRSLERKAIRAIEDEKRELAKLRRTTNRILASSCCSSNILGSVNVCGFEPDQVKVRVKDGKVCVSAERENRYDGLGSKKYSYMNICKEFSLPPCVDEKDVTYSYGLGSCVKIESPCYPCTSPCNPCDPCSPCDPCNPCYPCGSRFACRKMIL; encoded by the exons ATGGCTGCACTGAGTTGTCTTCTGGACAGTGTTAGAAGGGACATAAAGAAGGTGGACAGAGAACTAAGGCAGTTGAAATGCATTGACGAACTCAGCACACGATGCCTGTGTGACTTATACATGCACCCATATTGCTGCTGTGACTTGCACCCATACCCGTACTGCCTGTGCTACTCAAAGCGATCACAGTCCTGCGGCCTGTGTGATTTCTACCCATGTTGCCTGTGTGATGCCAAGCTTTACTGTCTTCGCCCGTCTCTCAGAAGTTTGGAGAGGAAAGCCATTAGAGCCATAGAAGATGAAAAGAGAGAGCTTGCCAA ATTGAGAAGAACAACAAATAGAATTCTAGCCTCCTCTTGCTGTAGCAGTAACATTTTAGGATCAGTGAACGTGTGTGGCTTTGAACCCGATCAAGTCAAGGTGCGAGTGAAGGACGGAAAGGTGTGCGTGTCAGCTGAGCGCGAGAACAGATACGACGGCCTGGGATCGAAAAAGTACAGCTACATGAACATCTGCAAAGAGTTCAGCTTGCCCCCGTGTGTAGATGAGAAGGACGTGACGTACTCCTACGGGCTCGGCAGTTGTGTCAAGATCGAGTCTCCCTGCTACCCTTGCACGTCTCCCTGCAACCCCTGTGATCCCTGCAGCCCCTGTGACCCCTGCAACCCATGCTATCCCTGTGGGAGCCGGTTTGCCTGTAGGAAGATGATTTTGTAA